In Bacteroides cellulosilyticus, the genomic stretch GACTCATTAATAATATCAATGAAAAGACATTAATATCAACTTAAAATAGAATTAATAAGGATTAATGTCGAAAATAATTCATTTTTGTAGGGTTATGAATCTTTTCACCACAGAGGACACAGAGAACGCAGAGTTTTTAGACTTCTAATTCAGAGATAATTATAACCTCTGTGCTCTCTGTGTCCTCTGTGGTGAAATAATTCCTTTCTTTTCTGATATGATTCTATTTTAGATACGGATGCTATCAAAACTAACGCCCTCCCTTGATAAGACTTTCCTTTCTTACTATGAATACTTGAAATGAAAGCTTCGTTTCTAAAAATGAAAGCTTCGTTTATAGAAACGAAGATTACATTTATAGAAACAAAGCCTTCGTTCTAAGTCTTTGTTGCAAGGACGATGATTTTAGAAGCTATAGACGATAACTTTGCATTGCGGATAAGTTATGAATCAAACAATAGTCGATATACACTACGTCTTATACCAAAGTCAGAATGGCACACGACTCTTTCTTCTGTTATCATTCTTTTTCAAAGGGATAAAGCAAGCATTCCCGATATAATTGCTACATTTGCAGGGTAATCTATAAAAGAAGTACAAGAAAATGGACTTAAACAAAGTATTTGCCACCGTGCAGGAAGCCAGCCGGGAATTGTTATCACTGAGCGATAAAGAAATCAATCAGATACTATTGGCTGTAGCGGACGCTGCCTTGGCAAAATCGGACTTCATCCTCGCTGAGAACAAGAAAGACCTGGAAAGAATGGATCCGAATGATCCGAAATACGACCGGCTGAAACTGACGGTAGAACGCCTGCAAGGCATCGCGGCCGATACGCGTAATGTAGCGACCCTTCCCTCACCCGTGGGACGCACGCTGAAAGAGCACACACATCCCCTGGGGATGAGGCTCAGAAAAGTAAGTGTCCCGTTTGGTGTCATCGGCATTATATACGAAGCACGCCCCAACGTGAGTTTCGACGTATTCTCCCTCTGCCTGAAAAGCGGAAATGCCTGCATACTGAAAGGCGGTAGTGATGCCGACTCCTCCAACCGGGCCATTATCAGCGTGATACACGAAGTACTGGAACACTTCAACATCAACCCGCACATCGTAGAATTACTGCCCGCCGACCGGGAAGCTACAGCCGAGTTGCTGAATGCACGGGGGTATGTAGACTTACTTATTCCGCGTGGCAGCAGTAGCCTCATCAACTTTGTGCGTCAAAATGCCACCATACCCGTCATTGAAACAGGCGCAGGTATCTGCCATACTTTCTTCGACCGCTACGGTGATGTAGAGAAAGGTGCAGCTATCATCAACAATGCCAAAACGCGCCGCGTCAGCGTATGCAATGCCCTGGACTGTCTGTTGATTGACGGTGACCGCCTCAACGATCTGCCGGCACTTTGCGCACCGTTGCAAAAAAGCAATGTGATAATCTATGCGGATATGTACGCATACAACGCACTGAAGGAAAGCTATCCTGCGGAGCTACTGAAGGAGGCTACGGAGGAAGACTTCGGTACGGAATTTCTGGACTACAAGATGTCCATTAAAACCGTTCAGTCCATTCGTGAAGCCATAGCACATATTCAGAAATACGGTTCCAAACACAGCGAATGTATTGTAACCGAAGATAAGGCCCGTGCCGAGCGGTTCTGTCGTGATGTGGACGCCGCCTGCGTATACGTCAACGTACCGACTTCCTTTACAGACGGAGCGCAGTTCGGTCTGGGTGCCGAAATCGGTATCAGCACGCAGAAGCTGCATGCCCGCGGTCCCATGGCTCTGGAAGAACTGACCACGTACAAGTGGATTGTCGAAGGAGAAGGACAGGTAAGGAAGTGAAATTATAAATCATAAATATATAACATGAAGAAGTTTACTTGTGTGCAGGACATCGGAAACCTGAAAGCTGCACTGGATGAAGCATTTGAGATTAAGAAAGACCGTTTTAAATACGTAGAGTTGGGACGGAACAAGACGTTGATGATGATTTTCTTCAACTCCAGCTTACGTACCCGTCTCAGCACGCAGAAAGCGGCTACGAATCTGGGTATGAATGTTATCGTGCTGGACATCAACCAGGGAGCATGGAAACTGGAGACGGAACGCGGTGTCATCATGGATGGAGACAAACCCGAACATCTACTGGAGGCTATTCCTGTGATGGGTTGCTACTGCGACATCATCGGTGTACGTTCGTTCGCCCGCTTCGAAAACAAAGAGGATGACTATAACGAGGTAATCATAAACCAGTTCATCCAACATTCCGGTCGCCCGGTGTTCTCAATGGAAGCAGCTACCCGCCATCCGTTGCAAAGCTTTGCCGACCTCATCACAATTGAAGAATACAAGAAGACGGCACGCCCTAAAGTGGTAATGAGCTGGGCACCGCATCCGCGCCCATTGCCCCAAGCCGTGCCTAATTCATTTGCCGAATGGATGAACGCCACGGATTATGATTTCGTCATCACCCATCCCGAAGGTTACGAACTTGCTCCGCAATTCGTAGGAAATGCCCGTGTGGAATATGATCAGATGAAAGCGTTCGAAGGCGCCGACTTCGTCTATGCCAAGAACTGGGCGGCTTATGCCGGAGATAATTACGGACAGATCCTGAGCAAAGACCGTGAGTGGACCGTAAGCGACCGCCAGATGGCAGTAACCAACAATGCTTATTTCATGCACTGCCTGCCCGTGCGCCGCAATATGATTGTAACAGATGATGTCATCGAAAGTCCGCAATCTATTGTCATCCCCGAAGCGGCTAATCGTGAAATATCAGCTACGGTAGTATTAAAGAGACTGCTTGAGTCACTCTGAACTGAATAAGGAGTTAGAAGGAGTTAGAGGAGTTCTAACTTCTTTAACTCCCGAGCGAAGCGATAACTTCTTTCTCCTTTAAAAAAGCTCCTCAGCATCAAAAATAAGCAAGCATATTTTGTACTGCTTTCGGTTTGCATTATCTTTGTCCCCAAACAACGCCAAGGATTATGACTATAAAAGAGTTTTTTTCTTTCAAACAGAATAAGTTTTTCTGGATAAACCTGATCGCAATGGTCATTGTGGTTGCCCTTGTACTGTTTGGAGTGCTGAAGGGACTGGATATATACACCCGTCACGGTGAAGCGGTAGTAGTGCCCAACGTGAAAGGTATGGGAGTGGCAGAAGCTGAGAAAATGTTCCGCAACCAAGGACTTACCTGCATTGTTTCCGACTCCAGCTATGTAAAGAACTTACCAGCCGGATGCATCCTCGAACACAATCCTGCCGCCGGGCAGAAAGTGAAGGAAGGACGCACCATCTATCTGACCATAAACACCCTGAGTACCCCTTTGCTAATCGTTCCCGATGTAGCGGACAACAGTTCCATGCGCCAAGCACAGGCACGCCTGCTGGCGGCCGGCTTCAAACTGTCCGAGAACGAACGCATAGCCGGAGAAAAAGACTGGGTATACGGTGTGAAATATAAAGGCCGTACACTGACCAACGGTGAAAAAGTACCTGTAGGTGCCACACTTACACTAATTGTGGGAGACGGTGGAGAACTGCCTCAGGAAGGGGATTCTACAGCAGTAGAAGCTACCACCCCTACCTCCTCTAAAGATTCCGCAGCAGACGAGTCCTGGTTTTAAACTCGATCATACGGGGAATAATAACAATAACACATAGAAAGAACAAGGAATGATAGAAGATTTGCCGGACGACATAGTGACTGAGGATGATCTGGACGACATAGAACCTGTCGGTGATGAAGCCCAACTCTATGAACACTTCCGTGTGGTAGTGGATAGAGGACAGGAAATGATGCGCGTAGACAAATACCTGTTCGACCGCCTGACAAACGCTTCGCGCAACCGCATACAGAAATCAGCGGAAGCCGGTTTCGTAATGGCTAACAACAAACCGGTCAAGAGCAGCTACAAGGTGAAACCGATGGATGTCATCACCATCATGATGGATCGTCCGCGTTATGAAAACGAAGTC encodes the following:
- a CDS encoding glutamate-5-semialdehyde dehydrogenase — its product is MDLNKVFATVQEASRELLSLSDKEINQILLAVADAALAKSDFILAENKKDLERMDPNDPKYDRLKLTVERLQGIAADTRNVATLPSPVGRTLKEHTHPLGMRLRKVSVPFGVIGIIYEARPNVSFDVFSLCLKSGNACILKGGSDADSSNRAIISVIHEVLEHFNINPHIVELLPADREATAELLNARGYVDLLIPRGSSSLINFVRQNATIPVIETGAGICHTFFDRYGDVEKGAAIINNAKTRRVSVCNALDCLLIDGDRLNDLPALCAPLQKSNVIIYADMYAYNALKESYPAELLKEATEEDFGTEFLDYKMSIKTVQSIREAIAHIQKYGSKHSECIVTEDKARAERFCRDVDAACVYVNVPTSFTDGAQFGLGAEIGISTQKLHARGPMALEELTTYKWIVEGEGQVRK
- a CDS encoding PASTA domain-containing protein, which encodes MTIKEFFSFKQNKFFWINLIAMVIVVALVLFGVLKGLDIYTRHGEAVVVPNVKGMGVAEAEKMFRNQGLTCIVSDSSYVKNLPAGCILEHNPAAGQKVKEGRTIYLTINTLSTPLLIVPDVADNSSMRQAQARLLAAGFKLSENERIAGEKDWVYGVKYKGRTLTNGEKVPVGATLTLIVGDGGELPQEGDSTAVEATTPTSSKDSAADESWF
- a CDS encoding acetylornithine carbamoyltransferase, producing the protein MKKFTCVQDIGNLKAALDEAFEIKKDRFKYVELGRNKTLMMIFFNSSLRTRLSTQKAATNLGMNVIVLDINQGAWKLETERGVIMDGDKPEHLLEAIPVMGCYCDIIGVRSFARFENKEDDYNEVIINQFIQHSGRPVFSMEAATRHPLQSFADLITIEEYKKTARPKVVMSWAPHPRPLPQAVPNSFAEWMNATDYDFVITHPEGYELAPQFVGNARVEYDQMKAFEGADFVYAKNWAAYAGDNYGQILSKDREWTVSDRQMAVTNNAYFMHCLPVRRNMIVTDDVIESPQSIVIPEAANREISATVVLKRLLESL